Proteins encoded in a region of the Corynebacterium breve genome:
- a CDS encoding amino acid permease yields the protein MAQQTSTQLGSGLKTRHLTMMGLGSAIGAGLFLGTGVGIRAAGPAVLIAYVIAGIIVVMVMEMLGEMAAARPSSGSFSSYARQAFGGWAGFTLGWLYWFMLIMVLGAEMTGAAAIMGSWFGIDPWIPALVCVVFFAIVNFARVRGFGEFEFWFSFIKVAVIIGFILIGTALWLGLLPGQPFIGFENIAESGFAPNGIPGIAAGLLAVAFAFGGIELVTIAAAESENPAKSIATAVRSVIWRISVFYIGSVAIIILVLPYSQIDSAETAAESPFTQVLSMANMPGVVGFMEAVIVLALLSAFNAQIYASSRMAFDLAREGDAPKILGVANRDNVPINSVVLSMIFAFISVGLQYWNPEGLLDFLLNAVGGVLVVVWFMIALSYIKLHPELKANNEITTVEFKGWPWLPWVSVVALACLTLLMLLDDSARSQIVSVLALTAGLAILSGITRITGKKDAK from the coding sequence GGCTGGTCCGGCCGTGCTGATCGCTTATGTCATCGCCGGGATCATCGTTGTCATGGTCATGGAGATGCTCGGCGAAATGGCCGCGGCCCGCCCCTCCTCCGGTTCATTTTCCAGTTACGCTCGCCAGGCCTTCGGTGGCTGGGCAGGCTTCACCTTGGGGTGGCTGTACTGGTTCATGCTGATCATGGTGCTGGGTGCCGAAATGACCGGCGCTGCCGCGATTATGGGTTCGTGGTTCGGCATCGATCCTTGGATCCCAGCGCTTGTCTGTGTGGTGTTCTTCGCTATCGTCAACTTCGCCCGCGTCCGCGGGTTCGGCGAGTTCGAGTTTTGGTTTTCATTTATCAAAGTTGCCGTAATCATCGGCTTCATCCTCATTGGCACCGCCTTGTGGCTGGGTCTTCTTCCTGGCCAGCCATTCATCGGATTTGAAAACATCGCTGAATCGGGCTTCGCCCCCAACGGCATCCCTGGCATCGCTGCAGGACTTCTCGCAGTAGCCTTCGCGTTTGGTGGCATCGAGCTGGTCACCATTGCAGCCGCTGAGTCAGAGAATCCAGCCAAGTCGATCGCTACCGCCGTGCGCAGCGTGATTTGGCGCATCTCGGTGTTCTACATCGGCTCTGTGGCAATCATCATCTTGGTTCTCCCCTACTCGCAGATTGACAGCGCTGAAACTGCGGCCGAGTCGCCGTTTACCCAGGTTCTCTCCATGGCTAATATGCCAGGCGTTGTGGGATTCATGGAGGCCGTTATTGTTCTGGCCCTGCTGTCTGCCTTCAATGCGCAGATTTATGCTTCGTCGCGTATGGCCTTTGACCTCGCCCGTGAGGGGGACGCGCCGAAGATCCTGGGTGTGGCCAACCGCGACAACGTGCCGATCAACTCGGTCGTGCTCTCGATGATCTTCGCGTTCATTTCGGTGGGCCTGCAGTACTGGAATCCCGAAGGCTTGCTGGACTTCCTGCTCAACGCTGTGGGTGGCGTGCTGGTTGTAGTCTGGTTCATGATCGCGCTGAGCTACATCAAGCTGCACCCTGAGCTGAAAGCGAACAACGAAATCACCACGGTTGAGTTCAAGGGCTGGCCTTGGCTGCCGTGGGTGTCGGTGGTGGCGCTTGCGTGCCTTACGCTTCTCATGCTTCTCGACGACTCCGCGCGCTCCCAGATCGTTTCGGTACTGGCTCTGACTGCAGGCTTGGCTATACTGTCCGGAATCACCAGAATTACGGGTAAAAAGGACGCAAAGTAG